The genomic DNA TTATTAAGTGTATATTATGGTGTCTCGGCTCCACGATTCCAGTATGAATGGTACCAACTGTCCGGAATCGGGGAGCCACCTGGTTTGAAATAATTATTCGCTTTGCGATTTATCTAATCCAAATACTTCACGCATTGGCATTTCTTTAGGCTGGTCAATGTATTCGATATTGATTTTGTATGCATCATGTACTATACGGTCAAGAATGGCATC from Thermodesulfobium sp. 4217-1 includes the following:
- a CDS encoding ATP-binding protein, with product KNLFELIYKRRKQSSTIFYFQFCQEGWYKRFGSNDNPLADAILDRIVHDAYKINIEYIDQPKEMPMREVFGLDKSQSE